AATTTTAGCCAGATGATCAAGGGATTTTCCAGCTCAGAGAGACTATGCAAGGACTTCCAAATTGTATGTTTTGGTGATGTCGTTTTCTCGGCAGAAGAAAAAGCATTGCTCCACTCCTGTGGCATAAAACCAAATAAAATACATCATATTTCCGGCGATGACAAACTGCTATCGCTTGCTTATCGTGGGGCTGCAGCGTTCGTTTATCCTTCTATTTATGAAGGATTCGGGATTCCTCCCCTTGAAGCGATGTCTTGTGATTGCCCAGTAATATGCAGTCATGCGGGCTCGTTACCGGAAGTGGTAGGAGAATCGGCTGAATTATTTGATCCTAATGATGTTGACAGCATCCGATGCGCCCTTGAAAATGTTCTGTATTCTCCAGACAGGTCTTCTGAATTGATAAAAAAGGGAACCAGGCGGTATAAGCAGTTCACATGGGAGCGCTGTGCGAGGGAAACCAGTAGAGTCTATTCATCGATATAACGAAAAGTCATTCTTCCTGCAGGTATCTGACCAAAATAATTCGTTGATGTGGAAGCGAGTGCAATCTAATCAAATCATCCAATACACCAGGGAAAACGCTTTAGAATTTGAAGGAAAACCCCTGGTAAGCATTATCACAGCGGTGTTTAACGGTGAGAAGTTCCTGTCGCAAACCATCGAATCGATTCTCAACCAGACTTATAAGCATATTGAATTTATTATTATCGATGGCGAGTCAACGGATGGCACAACTGATATTATACGTAACTATCAAGATCATATAACCTGCTGGATAAGTGAACCTGATGAAGGAGTTTACGATGCCTGGAACAAGGGCGTCAACCTTGCGAAAGGCCAGTGGCTTGCGTTTGTCGGTGGTGATGACATCCTGAATCCTGATGCGGTTGAAAGCTATATCAACTTTATCCTGAAGTCCGGAGCACCTGACCTGGAATATGTTTCTTCCAA
This region of Thermodesulfobacteriota bacterium genomic DNA includes:
- a CDS encoding glycosyltransferase family 2 protein is translated as MQSNQIIQYTRENALEFEGKPLVSIITAVFNGEKFLSQTIESILNQTYKHIEFIIIDGESTDGTTDIIRNYQDHITCWISEPDEGVYDAWNKGVNLAKGQWLAFVGGDDILNPDAVESYINFILKSGAPDLEYVSSKAELVDDQLNFQRIIGKPWKWKNFLKFNNLVHVGSFHHQRLFQKYGRYDCGYHIAGDYEFLMRPGQHLNAAFMDMVTVKMRSSGISQNKNALYETMQVKIHTGGRDKMLSFLEFCYSLLKFRLKRFVDRVIN